In the genome of Sphingomonas naphthae, one region contains:
- a CDS encoding OmpP1/FadL family transporter — translation MSKVTLRACLVAGVSVIAGSIGSAAHAGAFYLQEQSTKGAGRAFSGEVADKGPESLWWNPAAIGGMTGGAAYVGASAILPKGDVDNINTRIIRPGQAPAAVGGQQSSADPINKGVVPSGAIAYGLTPQIAVGLAVTAPYNFTTNYDSDSWARYTADKSHLRTIDIQPSVAFTPTPGVSIGAALNIEQTKASLSNFLPNLSPLLADGHQTLKGDGWDLGWSAGAQFSNGPFTLGASYKSSIKHKLGGTVTTAGLLGPLAAQNRVIDTDATFRTPWQATVGARVAVTPAVTLNAQVVRVGWGKFDAIRLGAPLNTAIPENYRNTWSFAGGVDYMVSPQWTLRAGVQHDQTPTRDGERDARVPDADRWNFAGGASYQMSKAIAIDAAVNYIHFKDATIDRTTAAYAGTAVQTPILVSGQLRSASAVVLSLGARASF, via the coding sequence ATGTCGAAAGTGACGCTTCGGGCCTGTCTGGTAGCCGGTGTTTCGGTGATCGCGGGGTCGATCGGCTCGGCCGCCCATGCCGGCGCCTTCTATCTTCAGGAACAGTCCACCAAGGGCGCGGGCCGCGCCTTTTCAGGCGAAGTGGCCGACAAGGGCCCGGAATCGCTGTGGTGGAACCCGGCCGCGATCGGCGGGATGACCGGGGGCGCCGCGTATGTCGGCGCGAGCGCGATCCTGCCCAAGGGTGACGTGGACAATATCAACACCCGCATCATCCGCCCCGGCCAGGCGCCGGCGGCCGTCGGCGGCCAGCAAAGCTCGGCCGATCCGATCAACAAGGGCGTCGTCCCCTCGGGCGCGATCGCTTATGGCCTGACGCCGCAGATCGCGGTCGGCCTGGCCGTCACCGCGCCCTACAATTTCACCACCAATTACGATTCGGACAGCTGGGCGCGCTACACCGCCGACAAGAGCCACCTGCGCACGATCGACATCCAGCCCTCGGTCGCCTTCACGCCGACGCCGGGCGTCAGCATCGGCGCCGCGCTCAATATAGAGCAGACCAAGGCGAGCCTCTCCAACTTCCTGCCGAACCTCTCGCCGCTGCTGGCCGATGGCCACCAGACGCTGAAGGGCGACGGCTGGGATCTCGGCTGGTCGGCCGGCGCGCAATTCTCCAACGGGCCGTTCACGCTCGGCGCCAGCTACAAGTCCAGCATCAAGCACAAGCTGGGCGGCACGGTGACGACCGCCGGCCTGCTCGGCCCGCTCGCCGCCCAGAACCGGGTGATCGACACCGACGCCACTTTCCGCACGCCGTGGCAGGCGACGGTCGGCGCGCGGGTCGCCGTCACTCCGGCGGTGACGCTGAACGCGCAGGTCGTGCGTGTCGGCTGGGGCAAGTTCGATGCGATCCGCCTCGGCGCGCCGCTCAACACCGCCATTCCCGAGAATTACCGCAACACCTGGAGCTTCGCCGGCGGCGTCGATTACATGGTCTCGCCGCAATGGACCCTGCGCGCTGGCGTCCAGCACGACCAGACCCCGACCCGCGACGGCGAGCGCGACGCCCGCGTGCCGGATGCCGATCGCTGGAACTTCGCCGGCGGCGCCAGCTATCAGATGAGCAAGGCGATCGCGATCGACGCGGCGGTCAATTACATCCACTTCAAGGATGCTACGATCGACCGCACGACGGCGGCCTATGCCGGCACCGCCGTGCAGACGCCGATCCTGGTGAGCGGCCAGCTGCGCAGCGCCAGCGCCGTGGTGCTCTCGCTCGGCGCCCGCGCGAGCTTCTGA
- a CDS encoding DUF2147 domain-containing protein has protein sequence MSLLALALAGAAGVAAPENVVLGRWQTESRHGVVEIERCGPSICGKLTGSDGLTANPNLTDQKNKDEKLRGRKLMGVTLLQGFKWDDGAWGGGTIYNAEDGGTYKATVTPVDANHLKLKGCIVWPLCKTQTWTRLR, from the coding sequence ATGAGCCTATTGGCTCTGGCCCTGGCCGGCGCAGCCGGCGTCGCCGCCCCCGAAAATGTCGTGCTTGGCCGCTGGCAGACCGAATCGCGTCATGGCGTGGTCGAGATCGAACGCTGCGGCCCCTCGATCTGCGGCAAGCTGACCGGATCGGACGGCCTGACCGCCAACCCCAATCTGACCGACCAGAAGAACAAGGACGAGAAGCTGCGCGGCCGCAAGCTGATGGGCGTCACGCTCCTCCAGGGCTTCAAATGGGACGACGGCGCCTGGGGTGGCGGCACCATCTACAACGCCGAGGATGGCGGCACCTACAAGGCGACGGTGACGCCGGTGGACGCCAACCACCTGAAACTGAAGGGCTGCATCGTCTGGCCGCTGTGCAAGACGCAGACTTGGACGCGGCTGCGCTGA
- a CDS encoding thiolase family protein: protein MRDVVIAGYARSPFHPANRGALARVRPDDLAAQVIRGLIARTGVEPADIEDIILGCAFPEGEQGLNVARLIGLLADLPISVGGMTINRFCGSSMSAIHIAMGQIQIGAGEVFVCAGVESMSRVPMSGFNPLPNPSLAARSQAYIGMGDTAENVATKYQLTRETQEAFAIGSQRKAAAAQAAGKLADEIVPIETKAGTVDQDGTIRGETTAEGLAGLKPAFDKDGSVTAGTSSPLTDGASAVLVTSEDYARAHNLPILARIRSVGISGCAPEVMGLGPIGATKKALERAGIDVGQIDVVELNEAFASQALACMNDLGLDPAKVNVDGGAIAIGHPLGATGARIVGKAAALLKRDGGKYALATQCIGGGQGIATVLEAAE, encoded by the coding sequence ATGCGCGATGTGGTCATCGCGGGCTATGCCCGTTCCCCCTTTCATCCGGCGAACAGGGGCGCCCTCGCCCGTGTTCGCCCCGACGATCTGGCCGCGCAGGTCATTCGCGGCCTGATCGCCCGCACGGGCGTCGAGCCGGCCGATATCGAGGACATCATCCTCGGCTGCGCCTTCCCGGAGGGTGAGCAGGGCCTCAACGTCGCACGGCTGATCGGGTTGCTCGCGGATCTTCCCATCTCGGTAGGTGGGATGACCATCAATCGCTTCTGTGGCTCGTCGATGAGCGCGATCCATATCGCTATGGGACAGATCCAGATCGGCGCGGGCGAGGTGTTCGTGTGCGCCGGGGTCGAATCGATGAGCCGGGTGCCGATGTCGGGTTTCAATCCTCTCCCCAATCCCTCCCTCGCCGCCCGCAGCCAGGCCTATATCGGCATGGGCGACACCGCCGAGAATGTGGCGACCAAGTACCAGCTGACCCGCGAGACGCAGGAGGCGTTCGCGATCGGCAGCCAGCGCAAGGCCGCCGCCGCGCAGGCCGCCGGCAAGCTCGCCGACGAGATCGTGCCGATCGAGACCAAGGCGGGCACGGTCGATCAGGACGGCACGATCCGCGGCGAAACCACCGCCGAGGGCCTCGCCGGCCTCAAGCCCGCCTTCGACAAGGACGGATCGGTCACCGCCGGCACCTCCTCGCCGCTGACCGATGGCGCCAGCGCGGTGCTGGTCACCAGCGAGGATTATGCCCGCGCCCACAACCTCCCCATTCTCGCCCGCATCCGCTCGGTCGGCATCTCCGGCTGCGCGCCCGAGGTGATGGGTCTCGGCCCGATCGGCGCCACGAAGAAGGCGCTGGAACGTGCCGGGATCGACGTGGGCCAGATCGACGTGGTCGAACTGAACGAAGCCTTCGCGAGCCAGGCGCTGGCCTGCATGAACGATCTCGGCCTCGATCCAGCCAAGGTGAACGTGGACGGCGGCGCCATCGCCATCGGCCATCCGCTGGGCGCCACCGGCGCGCGCATCGTCGGCAAGGCGGCGGCGCTGTTGAAGCGCGATGGCGGCAAATATGCGCTCGCCACCCAGTGCATCGGCGGCGGCCAGGGCATCGCGACGGTGCTGGAGGCGGCGGAATGA
- a CDS encoding 3-hydroxyacyl-CoA dehydrogenase/enoyl-CoA hydratase family protein, translated as MSDAAIKKVCVIGAGTMGAGIAAQVANAGVPVLLLDIVRDEANRNAVAEDAVKRLLKTDPAPFMSKAAAKLVETGNIDDHLGKVAECDWIIEAIVERLDLKQSLYAKIEQHRRDGTAVSSNTSTIPLAQLTEGRSEGFKRDFLITHFFNPPRYMRLLEIVAGPESDAALVDKVAGFADRSLGKSVVRTKDTPGFIANRLGVFWIQAAINAAFDLGVTIEEADAIGGKPMGVPKTGIFGLVDLIGIDLMPHLQKSLTGTLAKDDPYQAIARTQQLIEKMIADGYTGRKGKGGFYRLNREAGKRKEAIDLATGDYRPQAKATVPTGAAAKGDLAALLAIKGKVGEFAWAVLGATLSYAAGLVPEAADDIVAIDDAMRLGYNWTFGPFELIDKIGAAELAERLAAEGKPVPPILTLAGDRSFYRFEEGRRQYLGLDGAYHDVVRPEGVLLLEDIKRVSQPLVKTASASLWDGGDGVAILEFTGKMNALDGDVMTAIGKAIPLVAKQYKALVVYNEGGNFTAGANLGLALFALNIAAWGEVEKLVAGGQQAYKALKYAPFPVVGAPAGMALGGGCEILLHCDAVQAHAESYIGLVECGVGLVPAWGGCGEMLDRWRKAKGMPQGPMPAVAKVFETVSTASYSKSAAEAKELGFLRPSDGITMNRDRLLADAKAKALALVEGYQPPAKPEFRLPGDGGRAALTMAVEGFRKRGLATPYDEVVSASLAEVLTGGEADWVDTVSEDQLLKLERTEFMKRVRDPRTIARIEQMLETGKPLRN; from the coding sequence ATGAGCGACGCCGCGATCAAGAAAGTCTGCGTGATCGGCGCCGGCACGATGGGCGCCGGCATCGCCGCGCAGGTCGCCAACGCCGGCGTGCCCGTGCTGCTGCTCGACATCGTCCGCGACGAGGCCAACCGCAACGCCGTCGCCGAGGATGCGGTCAAGCGCCTGCTCAAGACCGACCCCGCGCCCTTCATGTCGAAGGCGGCGGCGAAGCTGGTCGAAACCGGCAATATCGACGATCATCTGGGCAAGGTCGCCGAATGCGACTGGATCATCGAGGCGATCGTCGAGCGGCTCGACCTGAAGCAGTCGCTCTATGCGAAGATCGAGCAGCATCGTCGCGACGGCACCGCCGTCTCGTCCAACACCTCGACCATCCCGCTCGCGCAGCTGACCGAGGGGCGCTCCGAGGGGTTCAAGCGCGATTTCCTCATCACCCATTTCTTCAACCCGCCGCGCTACATGCGCCTGCTCGAGATCGTCGCCGGGCCGGAGAGCGATGCCGCGCTGGTCGACAAGGTCGCCGGCTTCGCGGACCGGTCGCTCGGCAAGTCGGTCGTGCGGACCAAGGATACGCCGGGCTTCATCGCCAACCGGCTGGGCGTGTTCTGGATTCAGGCCGCGATCAACGCCGCCTTCGATCTGGGCGTGACCATAGAAGAGGCCGACGCGATCGGCGGCAAGCCGATGGGCGTGCCCAAGACCGGTATCTTCGGCCTGGTCGATCTGATCGGCATCGATCTGATGCCGCACCTCCAGAAGAGCCTGACCGGCACCTTGGCCAAGGACGATCCCTATCAGGCGATCGCCCGCACCCAGCAGCTGATCGAAAAGATGATCGCCGACGGCTATACCGGCCGCAAGGGCAAGGGCGGTTTCTACCGCCTCAACCGCGAAGCCGGCAAGCGCAAGGAAGCGATCGATCTGGCCACAGGCGACTATCGCCCACAGGCCAAGGCGACGGTGCCGACCGGCGCCGCCGCCAAGGGTGACCTCGCCGCGCTGCTCGCCATCAAGGGCAAGGTCGGCGAATTCGCCTGGGCCGTGCTGGGCGCCACGCTCTCCTACGCCGCCGGCCTCGTGCCGGAAGCGGCCGACGATATCGTCGCGATCGATGACGCGATGCGGCTGGGCTATAACTGGACGTTCGGCCCGTTCGAGCTGATCGACAAGATTGGCGCGGCCGAGCTCGCCGAGCGGCTGGCGGCGGAGGGCAAGCCCGTGCCCCCGATCCTGACGCTCGCGGGCGACCGCAGCTTCTATCGCTTCGAGGAGGGCCGCCGCCAATATCTCGGCCTCGACGGTGCCTATCACGACGTGGTGCGCCCCGAAGGCGTGCTGCTGCTCGAGGATATCAAGCGGGTCAGCCAGCCGCTGGTGAAGACCGCCTCGGCCTCGCTGTGGGACGGCGGCGACGGCGTCGCCATCCTCGAATTCACCGGCAAGATGAACGCGCTCGACGGCGACGTGATGACCGCCATCGGCAAGGCCATCCCGCTCGTCGCCAAGCAATATAAGGCGCTGGTGGTCTATAACGAGGGCGGCAATTTCACGGCCGGCGCCAACCTTGGCCTCGCCCTGTTCGCGCTCAACATCGCGGCGTGGGGCGAAGTGGAGAAGCTCGTCGCCGGGGGGCAGCAGGCCTATAAGGCGCTGAAATACGCCCCCTTCCCGGTGGTCGGCGCACCGGCCGGCATGGCGCTGGGCGGCGGGTGCGAAATCCTGCTCCATTGCGATGCCGTGCAGGCCCATGCCGAAAGCTATATCGGTCTGGTCGAATGCGGCGTCGGGCTGGTGCCGGCGTGGGGCGGCTGCGGCGAGATGCTCGATCGCTGGCGCAAGGCCAAGGGCATGCCGCAAGGCCCGATGCCCGCCGTCGCCAAGGTGTTCGAGACCGTTTCGACCGCGAGCTATTCCAAGTCCGCCGCCGAGGCCAAGGAACTGGGCTTCCTCCGCCCGAGCGACGGCATCACCATGAACCGCGACCGGCTGCTCGCCGACGCCAAGGCGAAGGCACTGGCGCTGGTCGAGGGCTATCAGCCCCCCGCCAAGCCCGAGTTCCGCCTGCCCGGCGACGGCGGCCGCGCCGCGCTCACCATGGCGGTCGAGGGCTTCCGCAAGCGCGGCCTCGCCACGCCCTATGACGAGGTCGTCTCCGCCTCGCTGGCCGAAGTGCTGACCGGCGGCGAGGCCGATTGGGTCGATACGGTCAGCGAGGACCAGCTGCTTAAGCTGGAGCGCACCGAATTCATGAAGCGCGTCCGCGATCCCCGCACGATCGCCCGGATCGAGCAGATGCTCGAAACGGGGAAACCGCTGCGGAATTGA
- a CDS encoding acyl-CoA dehydrogenase C-terminal domain-containing protein gives MQVYQAPLRDMRFVLHELHADDGHGDLPAFEEFTPDLLDAVLEEAAKVAQDILLPINRSGDEEGCTLENGVVRTPEGFKAAYEQFRQGGWCALASDPEWGGQGLPESVNKLVEEMICAANVSFSLYPGLTHGATTAIEGYASDELKRAYLPKMVEGSWSGTMCLTEAHCGTDLGLLRTRAVPQEDGSYKITGSKIFISAGEHDLTENIIHLVLARMPDAPKGVKGISLFLVPKYLPKADGAVGPANGVSVAAIEHKMGLKASATCQLNFDDSIGWLVGTAHKGMEAMFTMMNTERVSVGVQGLGLGEAAYQAAVWYAKDRIQGRSLSGVKRPDLAADPIIVHPDVRRMLLTARVYNEGCRALGGWVSRALDAQKHSPDPEVRQRAGDLVALLTPVVKALFTDLGYDSANHAVQVYGGHGFIRESGVEQYVRDARIAMIYEGTNGIQALDLVGRKLGAHMGRYLRPFFHPISNFIEANGAAEGPLQPMVQGLQQAFGALQLSTGTIAQKGMKDPEEAGAAATDYLRLMGLVGMAYCFAKSVRIAGEKLAAGDADADFYKAKIATAAFFFDRILPQATVCFLAIKSGKKSMMALEEAAF, from the coding sequence ATGCAAGTCTATCAAGCCCCCCTGCGCGACATGCGCTTCGTCCTCCACGAACTCCATGCCGACGACGGCCATGGCGATCTGCCCGCCTTCGAGGAATTCACCCCCGATCTGCTCGATGCCGTGCTGGAGGAGGCCGCCAAGGTCGCGCAGGATATCCTGCTGCCGATCAACCGCTCCGGCGACGAGGAGGGCTGCACGCTCGAAAACGGCGTCGTCCGCACGCCGGAGGGCTTCAAGGCCGCCTATGAACAGTTCCGCCAGGGCGGCTGGTGCGCGCTCGCGTCCGATCCCGAATGGGGCGGTCAGGGGCTGCCCGAAAGCGTCAACAAGCTGGTCGAGGAGATGATCTGCGCGGCCAATGTGTCGTTCAGCCTCTACCCCGGCCTCACCCATGGCGCGACCACCGCGATCGAGGGCTATGCCAGCGACGAACTGAAGCGGGCCTATCTGCCCAAGATGGTCGAGGGCAGCTGGTCGGGCACGATGTGTCTGACGGAGGCACATTGCGGCACAGATCTCGGCCTGCTGCGTACCCGCGCGGTGCCGCAGGAGGACGGCAGCTACAAGATCACCGGCTCCAAGATCTTCATCTCGGCCGGCGAGCATGACCTGACCGAGAATATCATCCACCTCGTCCTCGCCCGCATGCCGGACGCGCCGAAGGGCGTGAAGGGGATCAGCCTGTTCCTCGTGCCGAAATATCTGCCCAAGGCCGATGGCGCGGTCGGCCCCGCCAACGGCGTCTCGGTCGCCGCGATCGAGCATAAGATGGGGCTCAAGGCCTCGGCCACCTGCCAGCTCAACTTCGACGATTCGATCGGCTGGCTCGTCGGCACCGCCCACAAGGGCATGGAGGCCATGTTCACGATGATGAACACCGAGCGCGTCTCGGTGGGCGTGCAGGGCCTTGGGCTCGGCGAGGCGGCCTATCAGGCGGCGGTCTGGTACGCCAAGGATCGCATCCAGGGCCGCTCGCTCTCGGGCGTGAAGCGGCCCGATCTCGCCGCCGATCCGATCATCGTCCATCCCGACGTGCGGCGCATGCTGCTGACGGCGCGGGTGTACAACGAAGGGTGCCGCGCGCTCGGCGGCTGGGTCAGCCGCGCGCTCGACGCGCAGAAGCATTCGCCGGACCCCGAAGTGCGCCAGCGCGCCGGCGATCTGGTGGCCCTGCTCACGCCGGTGGTGAAGGCGCTCTTCACCGATCTGGGCTATGATTCCGCCAACCATGCGGTGCAGGTCTATGGCGGCCATGGTTTTATTCGGGAAAGCGGTGTCGAACAGTACGTCCGCGATGCCCGGATCGCTATGATCTACGAAGGCACCAACGGCATCCAGGCGCTCGACCTCGTCGGCCGCAAGCTGGGCGCGCACATGGGCCGCTACCTGCGCCCCTTCTTCCACCCGATCTCCAACTTCATCGAGGCGAATGGCGCGGCCGAAGGCCCGCTCCAGCCGATGGTGCAGGGGCTGCAACAGGCGTTCGGCGCGCTCCAGCTTTCGACCGGCACGATCGCGCAGAAGGGGATGAAGGATCCCGAGGAGGCCGGCGCCGCCGCGACCGATTATCTGCGCCTGATGGGGCTGGTCGGCATGGCCTATTGCTTCGCCAAATCGGTCAGGATCGCCGGCGAGAAGCTCGCGGCCGGCGATGCCGACGCGGATTTCTACAAGGCGAAGATCGCGACGGCGGCGTTTTTCTTCGATCGCATCCTGCCGCAGGCCACCGTCTGCTTCCTGGCGATCAAGTCGGGCAAGAAATCGATGATGGCGCTGGAGGAAGCGGCCTTTTGA
- a CDS encoding NAD(P)H-dependent flavin oxidoreductase, whose product MFLVSGPALVLECCRAGLVGTFPALNQRTTDGFVEWLDTIGAALAETPDAAPFGVNLIVHRSNARLEADLKQIIAHRVPLVITSLGAVPDVVAAVHGYGGMVFHDVIGIRHAEKAVAAGVDGLIAVAAGAGGHAGTISPFALVAEIRSFFDGALALSGAITQGRQIAAAEMMGADFAYIGSHFIAARESLAGDAQKAMMIDARAADIVHTDKVTGVGANFLKASLASATLPDAHGGLSLDEEARAWKTIWSAGHGVGATQAVRPARAICDELIAGYRAVTIPR is encoded by the coding sequence ATGTTTCTGGTGTCGGGGCCGGCGCTGGTGCTGGAATGTTGCCGCGCGGGCCTCGTCGGCACCTTCCCGGCGCTCAACCAGCGCACCACCGACGGCTTCGTCGAATGGCTCGACACGATCGGGGCGGCGCTGGCGGAGACGCCCGATGCCGCCCCGTTCGGCGTCAACCTGATCGTCCACCGCAGCAACGCGCGGCTGGAGGCCGATCTGAAACAGATCATCGCCCACCGCGTGCCGCTGGTCATCACCTCGCTCGGTGCGGTGCCGGATGTGGTGGCGGCGGTGCACGGCTATGGCGGAATGGTGTTCCATGACGTGATCGGTATCCGCCATGCGGAGAAGGCCGTCGCGGCGGGCGTGGACGGCCTGATCGCGGTCGCGGCCGGGGCCGGGGGCCATGCCGGCACGATCAGCCCCTTCGCTTTGGTCGCCGAAATCCGGTCCTTCTTCGATGGCGCGCTGGCGCTGTCGGGCGCGATCACGCAAGGCCGCCAGATCGCCGCCGCCGAGATGATGGGCGCCGATTTCGCCTATATCGGCAGCCACTTCATCGCCGCGCGGGAAAGTCTGGCGGGCGACGCGCAGAAAGCGATGATGATCGACGCCCGCGCGGCGGATATCGTCCACACCGACAAGGTCACCGGCGTCGGCGCCAACTTCCTGAAAGCCAGCCTCGCCTCGGCCACCCTGCCCGATGCCCACGGCGGCCTCTCGCTCGACGAGGAAGCCCGCGCCTGGAAGACGATCTGGTCGGCCGGCCACGGCGTGGGCGCCACGCAGGCGGTGCGCCCGGCGCGCGCGATCTGCGACGAGCTGATCGCGGGCTATCGCGCGGTCACCATCCCTCGCTAG
- a CDS encoding methionine ABC transporter ATP-binding protein, translating to MIELHGVHKRFATGAAALDGVDLSIPKGEVFGIIGRSGAGKSTLVRLLNGLERPSEGRVTIDGIDVASLAGEPLRSLRRRVGMIFQNFGLLASRTVADNVALPLRIAGVDRGEIARRVPMLLDRVGLGDHAGRYPAQLSGGQKQRVGIARALATGPDILLCDEATSALDPETTRSVLALIAELNRDLGLTIILITHEMDVVRQVCDRVAVLHAGRVVESGSVGDIFLNPRAAETRGLLAEAGDGAVDLAGYKGAVVRFTLIGDAVWQPVLTHIARDTGVDFAILGGRIGQMKDKSFGQLTLGLTGGDIAAALSALEAHGSVSR from the coding sequence ATGATCGAACTTCACGGTGTTCACAAACGCTTCGCCACCGGGGCCGCAGCGCTCGACGGCGTCGATCTGTCGATCCCGAAGGGCGAGGTGTTCGGGATCATCGGGCGGTCGGGCGCGGGCAAGTCCACGCTGGTGCGGCTGCTCAACGGGCTGGAGCGGCCGAGCGAGGGGCGCGTCACGATCGATGGCATCGATGTCGCCTCGCTCGCCGGCGAGCCGCTGCGCAGCCTCCGCCGCCGCGTGGGGATGATCTTCCAGAATTTCGGGCTGCTCGCGTCGCGCACCGTGGCCGACAATGTCGCGCTGCCGCTCCGCATCGCCGGGGTCGATCGCGGCGAGATCGCGCGGCGGGTGCCGATGCTGCTCGACCGGGTCGGTCTCGGCGACCATGCCGGCCGCTATCCGGCGCAGCTGTCGGGCGGGCAGAAGCAGCGGGTCGGCATCGCCCGCGCGCTCGCGACGGGGCCGGACATATTGCTCTGCGACGAGGCGACCAGCGCGCTCGACCCGGAGACGACCCGCAGCGTCCTCGCCCTGATCGCCGAACTCAACCGCGATCTCGGCCTCACCATCATCCTCATCACCCACGAAATGGATGTCGTACGGCAGGTGTGCGACCGGGTGGCGGTGCTGCACGCTGGCCGCGTGGTGGAAAGCGGCTCGGTCGGCGACATCTTCCTCAACCCGCGGGCCGCCGAGACGCGCGGGCTGCTGGCAGAAGCCGGCGACGGCGCGGTCGATCTGGCGGGCTACAAGGGCGCGGTGGTGCGCTTCACCCTGATCGGCGACGCGGTGTGGCAGCCGGTGCTGACCCACATCGCGCGCGACACCGGCGTCGATTTCGCGATCCTCGGCGGACGCATCGGCCAGATGAAGGACAAGAGCTTCGGCCAGCTCACGCTGGGCCTGACGGGAGGCGACATCGCCGCCGCGCTGTCGGCACTCGAAGCCCATGGCAGCGTCTCGCGATGA
- a CDS encoding methionine ABC transporter permease: MSGVFANIVWSEIGQACLDTLAMLGGSLVLTILLGLPLGVLLFLTGPGQIWATKLGNGVVALLVNLLRSVPFIILLIVMIPLTVLLVGTSLGVVGAIPPLVVGAAPFFARLVETALREVDRNTIEAVQAMGATTRDLIFRALLPEAMPGIVAGATVTAVALVSFTAMAGVVGAGGLGDLAIRFGYQRFQTDVMVVTVVLLLLLVQLIQYAGDRLVLRVSRR; the protein is encoded by the coding sequence ATGAGCGGGGTTTTCGCCAACATCGTCTGGTCCGAGATCGGCCAGGCCTGCCTCGATACGCTGGCGATGCTGGGCGGATCGCTCGTGCTGACGATCCTGCTGGGCCTGCCGCTCGGCGTGTTGCTGTTCCTGACCGGGCCGGGCCAGATCTGGGCGACGAAGCTGGGCAACGGCGTGGTGGCGCTGCTGGTCAACCTGCTGCGATCGGTGCCCTTCATCATCCTGCTGATCGTGATGATCCCACTGACGGTGCTGCTGGTCGGCACGTCGCTGGGCGTCGTCGGCGCGATCCCGCCGCTGGTGGTGGGCGCCGCGCCCTTCTTCGCCCGGCTGGTCGAGACGGCGCTGCGCGAGGTGGACCGCAACACGATCGAGGCGGTGCAGGCGATGGGCGCCACCACCCGCGACCTGATCTTCCGCGCCTTGCTGCCCGAAGCGATGCCCGGCATCGTCGCGGGCGCGACGGTGACGGCGGTGGCTTTGGTGTCCTTCACCGCCATGGCCGGCGTGGTCGGCGCGGGCGGTCTGGGCGATCTGGCGATCCGCTTCGGCTACCAACGCTTCCAGACCGACGTGATGGTGGTGACGGTGGTGTTGCTGCTGCTGCTCGTCCAGCTGATCCAATATGCCGGCGACAGGCTCGTCCTCCGCGTCAGCCGGCGCTAG
- a CDS encoding MetQ/NlpA family ABC transporter substrate-binding protein, translated as MNRRFLLAALATLALAGCGKPAADDANTLTVASTAVPHAEILDFIKPTLAKQGLTIEVKVFNDYVQPNVQVAEGRIPVSYFETAPYLADFNAAHGTKLVTLAGVHVEPLGGYSKKWKTTAAVPNGATVAIPSEGSNSGRALILMEKFGLLKLRPGAGATATPKDIAANPHGFVFKELEAPTLPRVLDQVDLALINTNYALDAGLNPVRDALFAEGKDSPYVNFVVGLAPAGKDPRVVKLIAALRSPAVKDFMMRKYGGAVLPAF; from the coding sequence ATGAACCGACGCTTCCTCCTCGCCGCCCTCGCGACGCTCGCGCTGGCCGGTTGCGGCAAGCCCGCCGCCGACGACGCCAACACCCTGACCGTCGCCTCGACGGCGGTGCCACACGCCGAGATCCTCGATTTCATCAAGCCCACGCTGGCCAAACAGGGGCTGACGATCGAGGTGAAGGTGTTCAACGATTATGTGCAGCCCAACGTGCAGGTCGCCGAGGGCCGCATCCCGGTCAGCTATTTCGAGACCGCGCCCTATCTCGCCGATTTCAACGCGGCGCACGGCACCAAGCTGGTGACCTTGGCGGGCGTGCATGTCGAGCCGCTGGGCGGCTATTCCAAGAAATGGAAGACGACCGCGGCGGTGCCCAATGGCGCCACCGTCGCCATCCCGAGCGAGGGCAGCAACAGCGGCCGTGCGCTGATCCTGATGGAGAAGTTCGGCCTGCTGAAGCTCCGCCCCGGCGCGGGCGCCACCGCCACGCCGAAGGACATCGCCGCAAACCCGCACGGCTTCGTCTTCAAGGAACTGGAGGCCCCCACCCTGCCCCGCGTGCTGGATCAGGTGGACCTTGCCCTGATCAACACCAATTACGCGCTGGACGCCGGCCTCAACCCGGTGCGCGACGCCTTGTTCGCCGAGGGCAAGGACAGCCCCTACGTCAATTTCGTCGTCGGCCTCGCGCCGGCTGGGAAAGACCCGAGGGTGGTGAAGCTGATCGCGGCGCTGCGCAGCCCGGCGGTGAAGGATTTCATGATGCGGAAATATGGGGGAGCAGTGTTGCCGGCCTTCTGA